A genomic segment from Andrena cerasifolii isolate SP2316 chromosome 7, iyAndCera1_principal, whole genome shotgun sequence encodes:
- the Eh gene encoding eclosion hormone, translating into MNLASTDIYKAVIVQLLSVIRLVLSIPAALARFQPQKRPVMNSSTRVLLVILVASVTILVLAAGGSVFDRAIGVCIRNCAQCKKMFGPYFLGQKCADSCVKYKGKLIPDCEDEVSIQPFLQALDSDY; encoded by the exons ATGAATCTGGCCTCAACGGATATATATAAGGCCGTCATCGTACAGTTGCTCAGTGTCATTCGTCTGGTTTTATCAATTCCAGCAGCCTTGGCTCGATTCCAGCCGCAAAAACGACCAG TCATGAACTCTTCTACCCGAGTGTTATTGGTGATCCTCGTTGCCTCTGTTACGATCTTGGTGCTCGCTGCAGGGGGCTCTGTCTTCGATCGAGCCATTG GTGTTTGCATAAGAAACTGCGCCCAGTGCAAGAAAATGTTCGGGCCGTACTTCTTGGGCCAGAAGTGCGCCGACTCCTGCGTCAAGTACAAAGGAAAGCTCATCCCTGACTGCGAGGACGAGGTCTCCATTCAACCGTTCCTCCAGGCACTCGACAGCGACTATTAG
- the LOC143371182 gene encoding uncharacterized protein LOC143371182, whose amino-acid sequence MNVEGSPSHKERVHCLIHPRTIAHVVALQGTVSISDVRIYRMDHNSNCNSAVTKISHFQNVELDQLRNKTTRDSSRIELTQPNWNLVKDTGNNTKPSERDENPRKEYQKYSVNSTAARSPATNRNADNKSINNIITKSVSESSQDLDSELKKVANIDEVANSIRQQYERNAKTLETLNNQEKGITIDRSKRFLGIESDYVDVEQVPLSNKFYRHPNLSYEEQKRLEVNKEVLGAMNSSRPLLGTELSSKESKRHSYVPVYPECNDADNLEVDDLNASPPKHLKTLNESEDVNEDKNLLQENSKTAGQVPSTKESQKLPLDQNPSSVPKSLKGPTDKTYINIQDHQRDIEETTSSDTPVYDPKKIPYVDVPDYSDIREESLDEEDRRADKGGLKGGDVDSVDPEMSTNRYEPSSSTEVSGSEGNSGEEVSEVSKKHSGREEAVGNDHFKKHESDGTMERDENRGSGEIQQQNSTARLEPIIFDINEYRKPFNLDEFLKDDPIMKKLELLGKETRAMYRKSRKQVPSFFNEPESDNTSTEKAEEREDFAGDRDGFDFLPKSRRSSDFVDIFAKVDGKNMVKEKTGKNGNKRMRDGGSFNNDSNEDYLNLMIRKDKTESSSLEFKNEEDFRTRHFADDVIGSQQEDASVKGHRRRKDPRGKGGIRSALFPILNKKSRVSRLNEQVDKRINARNNSALVYKNFWPPGYNSLNKKADMEAQEKRK is encoded by the exons ATGAACGTTGAAGGAAGTCCGAGCCACAAGGAACGTGTACATTGTTTAATTCACCCTCGCACCATCGCGCACGTTGTAGCACTCCAAGGCACTGTCAGTATATCTGATGTTAGAATATACAGGATGGATCATAATTCGAA TTGTAATTCTGCAGTAacaaaaatttcacattttcagaaCGTTGAACTCGACCagttgagaaataaaaccaccagaGATTCGAGTCGCATTGAATTAACTCAGCCTAATTGGAACCTCGTAAAAGATACGGGGAACAACACAAAGCCGTCAGAGAGGGATGAAAATCCTCGGAAGGAGTATCAGAAATATTCTGTTAACAGTACAGCCGCAAGATCACCGGCGACTAATCGAAACGCAGATAACAAAAGTATTAACAATATAATTACTAAAAGCGTGTCTGAATCTTCTCAGGATTTAGATTCGGAGTTAAAGAAAGTGGCGAACATCGACGAAGTAGCGAACTCTATTAGACAACAATATGAAAGAAACGCCAAAACATTGGAAACGTTAAATAATCAAGAGAAAGGGATTACCATCGATCGCTCGAAGCGTTTCTTGGGAATAGAATCGGATTACGTGGACGTGGAGCAAGTCCCTTTGTCAAATAAGTTCTATCGCCATCCGAATCTCAGCTACGAGGAACAGAAGCGGCTTGAAGTGAATAAAGAAGTTCTGGGCGCGATGAATTCGTCGAGGCCACTGCTTGGAACGGAGCTCTCGTCAAAAGAATCCAAAAGACACAGTTACGTCCCCGTATATCCTGAATGTAACGATGCAGACAATTTGGAAGTGGACGATCTGAACGCGTCTCCACCGAAGCATCTGAAGACTCTCAATGAAAGCGAGGACGTTAATGAAGACAAAAACCTCTTACAAGAAAATTCCAAAACTGCAGGTCAAGTACCATCGACGAAGGAATCACAGAAACTGCCCCTCGATCAGAACCCCTCCAGTGTGCCTAAATCGCTTAAAGGGCCAACAGATAAGACGTACATTAACATACAGGATCATCAAAGAGACATCGAGGAAACCACATCGTCGGACACTCCAGTGTACGATCCAAAGAAAATTCCATACGTGGACGTACCAGATTACTCGGACATTAGGGAGGAAAGTTTGGACGAGGAAGATCGTCGCGCAGACAAGGGAGGTTTGAAGGGAGGAGACGTTGATTCTGTTGATCCAGAAATGTCAACGAATCGTTATGAACCGTCTAGCTCTACAGAGGTTAGTGGATCTGAGGGAAACAGTGGAGAAGAGGTGTCGGAAGTGTCAAAGAAGCATTCAGGAAGAGAGGAGGCGGTAGGAAATGATCATTTTAAGAAGCACGAATCGGATGGAActatggaaagagacgaaaaTCGAGGTTCAGGAGAAATACAGCAGCAGAACTCTACAGCGCGATTGGAACCCATCATTTTCGATATCAACGAGTACAGAAAGCCGTTCAATTTAGACGAATTTCTTAAGGACGACCCGATAATGAAAAAGCTGGAGCTGCTCGGTAAGGAAACGCGGGCCATGTATAGGAAGAGCAGGAAACAAGTTCCAAGTTTCTTTAACGAGCCTGAAAGTGATAATACGTCTACTGAGAAGGCAGAGGAGCGAGAGGATTTTGCGGGGGACCGAGATGGGTTCGACTTCTTGCCGAAATCGCGTCGTTCGAGCGACTTTGTCGATATTTTCGCCAAGGTCGATGGAAAGAATATGGTTAAAGAGAAGACAGGTAAAAACGGTAATAAAAGGATGAGAGACGGTGGTAGTTTTAACAACGACTCCAATGAAGATTATTTGAACCTCATGATTAGAAAAGATAAGACAGAAAGTAGTTCTCTCGAATTTAAGAACGAAGAAGACTTTCGAACGCGGCACTTTGCGGACGATGTTATTGGAAGCCAGCAGGAAGATGCCAGCGTCAAAGGACATCGCAGAAGGAAGGATCCTCGAGGTAAAGGAGGCATCCGCAGCGCTTTGTTCCCAATTTTGAACAAGAAAAGTCGTGTTTCAAGGTTGAATGAGCAGGTAGATAAAAGGATTAATGCGAGAAACAATTCAGCGCTGGTGTATAAGAACTTTTGGCCCCCGGGATATAATTCTCTGAACAAGAAAGCCGATATGGAGGCgcaagaaaagagaaaatag